From Chryseobacterium salivictor, a single genomic window includes:
- a CDS encoding tellurite resistance TerB family protein — MNQKKSNKSIAGYHLLMILSSVDGEFAPQEGMMIQQYLADEFPFKMDLDDELEVIALLKPEEWKLHFEFHAQCFLDDSTEKERISFRQFAKTLIKADEQVSDTEHDFYQILKDIWQLN; from the coding sequence ATGAATCAAAAAAAATCAAATAAATCGATTGCCGGTTATCACCTGTTAATGATTCTTTCCTCTGTTGATGGCGAATTTGCTCCGCAAGAAGGAATGATGATTCAGCAATATCTAGCCGATGAATTTCCATTTAAAATGGACTTGGATGACGAATTAGAAGTTATTGCTCTTTTAAAACCCGAAGAATGGAAGCTGCATTTTGAATTTCACGCGCAGTGTTTTCTGGATGATTCCACAGAGAAAGAAAGAATATCTTTCAGACAATTTGCAAAAACGCTGATAAAAGCAGATGAGCAGGTTTCTGACACCGAACACGATTTCTATCAGATCCTTAAAGACATTTGGCAACTTAATTAA
- the tpiA gene encoding triose-phosphate isomerase translates to MRKNIVAGNWKMNKNVIEAQQLMFQLLDYKKHNATHCEVWIAPPSLYLMMAKDVFAHNEIGVFAQDISEHESGAYTGEISADMLASIHAAGAIIGHSERRLYHGETDALCNVKVKLALDKGLTPIYCNGETLEQRKAGQHLEVVKNQTEEALFTLTADEIKKVVIAYEPVWAIGTGETASPEQAQEIHAHIRNLIAGKYGQDVADEISILYGGSVKPDNAKEIFSQPDIDGGLIGGAALKVDDFAKIIEGFNA, encoded by the coding sequence ATGAGAAAAAACATCGTTGCAGGAAACTGGAAAATGAATAAAAATGTGATTGAAGCACAGCAATTAATGTTTCAATTATTAGATTACAAAAAACACAACGCAACTCATTGTGAAGTCTGGATTGCGCCACCATCACTGTATTTAATGATGGCAAAAGATGTTTTTGCCCACAATGAAATCGGCGTTTTCGCACAGGACATCAGCGAGCACGAAAGCGGCGCTTACACGGGGGAAATTTCGGCAGATATGTTGGCATCTATTCATGCGGCCGGTGCAATTATCGGTCATTCTGAAAGAAGATTATACCATGGTGAAACCGATGCTCTTTGTAATGTAAAAGTAAAATTGGCTTTGGACAAAGGCTTGACGCCGATTTACTGTAATGGTGAAACTTTGGAGCAAAGAAAAGCCGGCCAACATTTAGAAGTGGTAAAAAACCAAACTGAAGAGGCTCTTTTCACTTTAACTGCTGACGAAATTAAAAAAGTCGTAATCGCTTACGAACCGGTTTGGGCAATCGGCACCGGAGAAACAGCTTCGCCTGAGCAAGCACAGGAAATTCACGCCCATATCCGAAATTTAATTGCCGGTAAATACGGACAAGATGTTGCTGACGAAATTTCAATTCTCTACGGCGGATCTGTGAAACCTGACAACGCCAAAGAAATCTTCTCCCAACCTGATATTGACGGTGGTTTAATCGGTGGAGCTGCTTTGAAAGTGGACGATTTTGCTAAAATTATCGAAGGGTTTAACGCCTGA
- the clpP gene encoding ATP-dependent Clp endopeptidase proteolytic subunit ClpP encodes MDIKKDFRDFSVKHLGNSGLATDQYMGMFNPTSLTPYIMEERRLNVAQMDVFSRLMMDRIIFLGTGIDDQVANIVTAQLLFLESSDASKDIQIYINSPGGSVYAGLGIYDTMQIIKPDVATICTGMAASMGAVLLVAGAKGKRSALKHSRVMIHQPSGGAQGVASDMEINLREMLKLKKELYDIISEHSGQTYEWVEKASDRDYWMTSGEAKDFGMVDEVLQRKTEK; translated from the coding sequence ATGGATATTAAAAAAGATTTCAGAGATTTCTCTGTAAAACATTTAGGAAACAGCGGACTGGCGACTGATCAATATATGGGAATGTTTAACCCAACCAGTCTGACGCCGTATATCATGGAAGAAAGACGCTTGAACGTTGCTCAAATGGACGTTTTTTCCCGATTAATGATGGACCGTATTATTTTCCTGGGAACAGGAATTGATGACCAGGTGGCGAATATCGTCACAGCGCAGTTGCTTTTCCTGGAAAGTTCTGATGCCTCAAAAGACATTCAGATTTACATCAACTCTCCCGGTGGAAGCGTATATGCAGGTTTGGGAATTTACGACACCATGCAGATTATTAAGCCCGACGTTGCGACAATCTGTACCGGAATGGCTGCCTCAATGGGCGCAGTTCTTTTGGTTGCCGGTGCAAAAGGAAAACGTTCTGCATTAAAACATTCAAGAGTGATGATTCACCAGCCGAGTGGTGGAGCACAGGGTGTTGCATCCGACATGGAAATCAATTTGCGCGAAATGCTGAAACTGAAAAAAGAACTCTACGACATCATTTCTGAACATTCAGGACAAACCTACGAGTGGGTGGAGAAAGCCTCTGACAGAGATTATTGGATGACTTCCGGGGAAGCCAAAGATTTTGGAATGGTTGATGAAGTTCTTCAAAGAAAAACAGAGAAATAA
- a CDS encoding BT_3928 family protein, translating to MLKHILRIAIALVFIASGFVKAVDAVGFSFKLEEYFSPAVFNIPFMERQALVIAVLVVVLEMVFGFLLLIKSQLKFTLSTLIALCVFFAFLTFYSAYFNVVTDCGCFGDALKMQPWQSFWKDIILLIGLLVLYFLYRKDFNETEQKSNLKKYLSAFAFLAMIFVISWGITHEPIIDFRDYKIGTDLNIEKQNIAENPSQFKTYYSLKNKKTGDILEVNQDDYVNEKKYWEEGSPWMIQDDKTTSKLVKQGYESEISKFKPETADGIDLTGEMLKAPKAILIFSYNPKQADTEVLAQAEAKLSQQKDALVMGISTNPNTFKTINNTMMDGTAIKTIARSNPFVLTLKKGKIVDKMSAEDYIKQKN from the coding sequence ATGTTGAAACATATACTAAGAATTGCAATTGCATTAGTTTTTATTGCATCAGGTTTTGTAAAAGCCGTAGACGCAGTAGGATTTTCATTTAAATTGGAAGAATATTTTTCACCTGCCGTCTTCAACATTCCATTTATGGAAAGACAGGCGCTCGTAATTGCAGTGCTCGTTGTTGTTCTGGAAATGGTTTTCGGATTTTTACTGTTAATAAAAAGTCAATTGAAGTTCACGCTTTCCACATTGATTGCTTTGTGCGTTTTCTTTGCTTTTCTTACTTTTTATTCAGCCTATTTTAATGTGGTAACCGATTGTGGTTGTTTTGGTGACGCCCTGAAAATGCAACCCTGGCAAAGTTTCTGGAAAGATATTATACTGTTGATAGGACTGCTCGTTTTATATTTTCTTTATCGGAAAGATTTTAATGAAACTGAACAAAAATCAAACCTTAAGAAATACCTTTCTGCTTTTGCATTTCTGGCCATGATTTTTGTAATCAGCTGGGGAATTACCCACGAACCGATTATTGATTTCAGAGATTATAAAATTGGCACCGACCTCAATATCGAGAAACAAAATATTGCTGAAAATCCGTCCCAATTTAAAACCTATTATTCTCTAAAAAACAAAAAAACAGGAGACATTTTAGAAGTCAATCAGGATGATTATGTCAATGAAAAGAAATATTGGGAAGAAGGTTCTCCCTGGATGATTCAGGACGATAAGACAACTTCTAAGCTGGTTAAACAAGGTTATGAATCGGAGATTTCTAAATTCAAACCGGAAACCGCAGACGGCATCGATTTGACCGGCGAAATGCTGAAAGCCCCAAAAGCGATTCTTATTTTTTCGTACAATCCGAAACAGGCCGATACCGAAGTTTTAGCGCAGGCCGAAGCCAAATTGAGCCAACAAAAAGACGCTCTGGTTATGGGTATTTCTACCAATCCCAATACCTTTAAAACCATTAATAATACAATGATGGATGGCACGGCAATTAAAACAATAGCCAGAAGCAACCCCTTTGTCCTTACTTTAAAGAAAGGAAAAATTGTAGATAAAATGTCTGCCGAAGATTATATTAAACAAAAAAATTAA